One window from the genome of Myxocyprinus asiaticus isolate MX2 ecotype Aquarium Trade chromosome 30, UBuf_Myxa_2, whole genome shotgun sequence encodes:
- the LOC127421501 gene encoding eomesodermin-like, whose product MQLESILPGASVNLPKAFYNLSSSSESTNNSPGSTQLDFQEMDRVESEQSSGAKKFLSGGGNALLDEGESESFTGTKAPAAAPDGRKSSPVIGGESDLSSARRYNIDELGTDRYFISSTQPSSDVTNPCSLFPYGGQSGSVYSSSNGSRYSSSLHYGSVLPPAGFSSAVCASRSQFGSGYQFGQGPGCLYPSYSGPGSSLSSMPIPGSGSAARAQVYLCNRPLWLKFHRHQTEMIITKQGRRMFPFLSFNITGLNLTAHYNVFVEIVLADPNHWRFQGGKWVTCGKADNNMQGNKVYVHPESPNTGAHWMRQEISFGKLKLTNNKGANNNNTQMIVLQSLHKYQPRLHIVEVTEDGVEDMSSEAKTQTFTFPENQFIAVTAYQNTDITQLKIDHNPFAKGFRDNYDSMYTAPESDRLTPSPTDSPRSHQIVPGARYAMQPFFQDQFVNNLPQTHRFYGSERAVPQTNGLLSPQSEDSASSSASAQRWFVGPVQQSGASTKLDLSYEGDYSASSLLPYGIKPLPLQSPHALGYYPDSAFASMAAGWSSRSSYQRKMTTGLPWSPRPSPPAYTDDLLSSKDKLQHESSTQTAATGSTGPWMETLPVLKSVDSGDTSGYSMVCKRRCISPGGSSTDASPTIKCEDLSSEEYNKESHKAMGYYAFYTSP is encoded by the exons ATGCAGTTAGAAAGCATCCTGCCTGGCGCATCTGTAAACTTACCCAAGGCCTTCTATAACCTGTCGTCGTCCTCAGAGAGCACCAACAACAGCCCGGGGTCAACTCAACTCGACTTTCAGGAGATGGACCGGGTCGAATCCGAGCAGAGTTCCGGTGCCAAGAAGTTCTTGAGCGGTGGAGGCAACGCACTGTTGGATGAGGGCGAGAGTGAGAGCTTCACCGGGACTAAAGCGCCAGCGGCCGCACCGGACGGGAGAAAAAGCTCTCCGGTGATCGGTGGGGAGAGTGACCTCTCCAGCGCCCGTCGGTACAACATTGATGAACTGGGCACTGATCGCTATTTCATATCCTCAACCCAACCGAGTTCTGACGTGACCAATCCGTGCTCTCTCTTCCCGTACGGCGGACAGTCCGGCTCGGTGTACAGCAGTTCTAACGGGTCCCGGTATTCTTCATCTCTGCATTACGGGTCGGTTCTTCCACCCGCCGGGTTCTCATCCGCCGTGTGCGCCAGTCGGAGTCAGTTTGGAAGCGGGTATCAGTTCGGACAGGGTCCCGGGTGCCTCTACCCATCTTATTCCGGACCGGGGTCCAGTTTGAGCTCGATGCCCATCCCGGGCTCGGGCTCCGCGGCGAGGGCGCAGGTTTACCTGTGTAACAGACCGCTCTGGCTCAAATTTCACCGCCATCAGACTGAGATGATCATCACCAAACAGGGCAG GCGAATGTTCCCCTTCCTGAGCTTTAATATCACTGGACTGAACCTGACGGCGCATTATAATGTATTTGTGGAGATTGTTCTGGCTGATCCGAACCACTGGAGATTTCAGGGCGGGAAATGGGTCACCTGCGGGAAAGCGGACAACAACATGCAAG GAAACAAGGTGTATGTTCACCCAGAATCACCAAACACAGGCGCACACTGGATGAGGCAAGAAATATCATTTGGCAAACTGAAGCTGACCAACAATAAGGGAGCAAACAACAACAATACTCAG ATGATCGTCCTGCAGTCCCTGCATAAGTACCAGCCGCGGCTGCACATCGTGGAGGTGACAGAGGATGGAGTTGAGGACATGAGCAGTGAAGCTAAAACGCAGACCTTCACTTTCCCTGAAAACCAGTTCATCGCTGTAACGGCTTACCAGAACACAGAC ATCACACAACTCAAGATCGACCACAACCCCTTTGCCAAAGGCTTCAGAGATAATTACGATTC GATGTACACTGCTCCTGAGAGTGACAGACTGACTCCCTCTCCTACTGATTCTCCGCGGTCACACCAGATTGTACCCGGTGCCCGCTATGCAATGCAGCCCTTTTTCCAAGATCAGTTTGTAAACAACCTGCCACAAACCCACCGTTTCTACGGCAGTGAGCGCGCTGTGCCACAGACCAATGGCCTGCTGTCCCCTCAAAGCGAAGACTCGGCCTCGAGCTCCGCTTCGGCTCAGCGCTGGTTCGTGGGGCCCGTCCAACAAAGCGGAGCGTCCACCAAACTGGACCTGTCGTATGAAGGCGACTACTCGGCCTCCAGCCTCTTGCCCTACGGCATCAAGCCCTTGCCTCTACAGAGCCCGCACGCGCTGGGCTACTACCCCGACTCGGCCTTCGCTTCAATGGCGGCTGGTTGGAGCAGCAGAAGTTCATATCAGAGGAAGATGACCACAGGCCTGCCCTGGTCGCCCCGGCCGAGCCCTCCGGCGTACACCGACGATCTGCTGTCCTCTAAAGACAAGCTACAGCACGAGAGCTCCACGCAGACTGCTGCAACCGGCAGCACCGGCCCCTGGATGGAGACTCTGCCGGTCCTGAAGTCCGTAGACTCAGGGGACACCAGCGGGTACTCGATGGTGTGTAAGAGGAGGTGCATCTCACCTGGAGGTTCAAGTACAGACGCTTCACCCACTATAAAGTGCGAGGACTTGAGCTCTGAGGAGTACAACAAAGAGAGCCATAAAGCTATGGGTTATTATGCCTTCTATACAAGCCCTTAA